One segment of Acidobacteriota bacterium DNA contains the following:
- a CDS encoding NAD(P)H-quinone oxidoreductase, translating into MRCIEISTPGAPEVLTLTERPTPAPGPGEVLVAVGAAGVNRPDLLQRRGKYPPPPGASDLPGLEVAGRIVGVGDGVAALAVGDEVCALVAGGGYAEYCVVPAPQCLPVPAGLDLVSAAALPETCFTVWTNVFERGRLQPGEVLLVHGGTSGIGTTAIQLGRAFGARVFATAGTREKCRACERLGAERGVNYREDDFVTLVREATNGHGADVILDMVGGDYVSRNLSLLAVEGRLVQIAFLKGSRVELDLSTVMRQRLLLTGSTLRARSVEEKGAIARAVEARVWPLVAAGVVRPIVHAVFPLAEAATAHAVLEEGRHIGKIVLRVDA; encoded by the coding sequence ATGCGGTGCATCGAGATTTCGACACCCGGCGCACCAGAGGTGCTCACGCTGACCGAGCGCCCGACGCCCGCGCCCGGCCCCGGCGAGGTGCTGGTCGCCGTCGGGGCAGCCGGTGTCAATCGTCCCGACCTGCTCCAGCGGCGGGGCAAGTACCCGCCGCCCCCTGGGGCGTCCGACCTGCCCGGGCTCGAGGTGGCTGGACGGATCGTCGGCGTCGGCGATGGGGTGGCCGCCCTCGCGGTCGGCGACGAGGTCTGTGCGCTCGTGGCTGGTGGCGGGTACGCCGAGTACTGCGTGGTGCCGGCACCCCAGTGCCTGCCCGTCCCGGCCGGTCTCGACCTGGTGTCGGCTGCCGCCTTACCCGAAACGTGCTTCACGGTCTGGACGAACGTCTTCGAGCGCGGCCGGCTGCAGCCGGGCGAGGTGCTCCTCGTGCACGGCGGGACGAGCGGGATCGGCACCACGGCCATCCAGCTCGGACGCGCCTTCGGCGCCCGCGTGTTCGCCACGGCCGGGACCCGCGAGAAGTGCCGTGCGTGCGAGCGGCTCGGGGCCGAGCGCGGCGTCAACTACCGCGAGGACGACTTCGTGACCCTCGTCCGCGAGGCCACCAACGGGCACGGCGCCGACGTCATCCTCGACATGGTCGGGGGCGACTACGTCTCGAGGAACCTGTCGCTGCTGGCGGTCGAGGGACGGCTGGTTCAGATCGCGTTCCTGAAGGGCTCTCGTGTCGAGCTCGACCTGTCGACCGTGATGCGGCAGCGCCTTCTGCTTACCGGGTCGACGCTGCGCGCGCGGTCGGTCGAGGAGAAGGGCGCCATCGCCAGGGCGGTCGAGGCTCGCGTGTGGCCCCTCGTGGCGGCGGGCGTCGTGCGCCCGATCGTCCACGCCGTGTTCCCCCTCGCCGAGGCGGCGACCGCCCATGCGGTGCTCGAGGAGGGCCGGCACATCGGCAAGATCGTGCTGCGAGTCGACGCGTGA
- a CDS encoding dienelactone hydrolase family protein, with translation MSYGRQVSFSSASGRAEGYLSRPGQGRPGIVVIQEWWGLVPHVKAVADRFAAQGYIALAPDLYHGKSTVEAEEAEHLMTGLDWARAVEEIGGAVGHLRDTEGVDRVGVVGFCMGGALTVLSAALPGVDAYVAFYGFPPGDAPALDRVSAPGQIFFGEHEGFFSVPDAQAFAARQRAAGRETDVVIFPGAGHAFFNDDRPDVFHRDAANEAWRRTLAHFGRHLRNWTAEG, from the coding sequence ATGTCGTACGGCAGACAGGTGTCGTTTTCGTCGGCGTCCGGGCGCGCCGAGGGGTATCTCTCGCGCCCGGGCCAGGGGCGGCCCGGCATCGTGGTCATTCAGGAGTGGTGGGGGCTCGTGCCTCATGTGAAGGCTGTCGCCGACCGATTCGCGGCACAGGGCTACATCGCGCTGGCACCCGACCTGTATCACGGAAAGAGCACGGTCGAAGCCGAAGAAGCCGAGCACCTCATGACCGGGCTCGACTGGGCGAGGGCCGTCGAGGAGATCGGCGGGGCCGTGGGCCACCTGCGCGACACCGAAGGCGTCGATCGCGTGGGTGTCGTCGGGTTCTGCATGGGCGGGGCCCTCACGGTGCTGTCGGCGGCGTTGCCGGGAGTCGACGCGTACGTCGCGTTCTACGGGTTTCCGCCGGGCGACGCGCCGGCGCTCGACCGGGTGTCCGCGCCGGGGCAGATCTTCTTCGGGGAGCACGAGGGCTTCTTCTCGGTGCCCGATGCGCAGGCGTTCGCGGCCCGGCAGCGCGCTGCCGGGCGGGAGACCGACGTGGTCATCTTTCCGGGGGCCGGCCACGCCTTCTTCAACGACGATCGCCCCGACGTGTTTCACCGCGATGCGGCCAACGAGGCCTGGCGGCGGACGCTCGCCCACTTCGGGCGGCACCTGCGGAACTGGACCGCAGAGGGCTGA
- a CDS encoding sigma-70 family RNA polymerase sigma factor, which yields MAHAPLTSDEQTRLVERILAGDADAEGELAVLFRRRVLAMMQARLRERDAAEELTQETLLAVITALRRGQLRNAASLAAFVHGIARNLANNFIRTRREQPPTAEVSPDLDLAVPPEDFEANERQRLVRRALGELESTDRTILMRTLCEGLKPGEIARDLAMTAESVRTRKSRALKRVIESVARLSRSTRPYHLVAEGKG from the coding sequence ATGGCTCACGCGCCTCTGACGTCCGACGAGCAGACACGGCTCGTCGAGCGCATTCTCGCCGGTGACGCGGACGCGGAAGGTGAGCTGGCCGTGCTCTTCCGCCGGCGCGTGCTCGCGATGATGCAGGCGCGGCTGCGCGAGCGGGACGCGGCCGAGGAATTGACGCAGGAGACGCTGCTTGCGGTGATCACCGCCCTGCGCCGCGGCCAACTCCGGAACGCAGCCAGCCTGGCGGCGTTCGTTCACGGCATCGCGCGGAACCTCGCCAACAACTTCATCCGCACGCGCCGCGAGCAGCCGCCGACCGCCGAGGTCTCGCCCGACCTCGACCTCGCGGTGCCCCCGGAGGACTTCGAGGCGAACGAGCGGCAGCGGCTCGTGCGGCGGGCACTCGGCGAGCTCGAGAGCACGGACCGGACGATCCTCATGCGGACGCTCTGCGAGGGGCTGAAGCCCGGAGAAATCGCCCGGGACCTGGCCATGACCGCCGAGTCGGTGCGCACCCGGAAGTCGCGTGCGCTCAAGCGGGTGATCGAGTCGGTCGCGCGCCTGTCACGATCGACGCGGCCGTACCACTTGGTCGCAGAGGGCAAGGGATGA
- a CDS encoding zf-HC2 domain-containing protein, with translation MTCDAIHDGELIEAYLLGHLTEEEQAQFEEHYFGCDRCFAALETVRALRTELGQPSSTVSSLPQPSDVPGWRRLAWAAALGGLVAAGALAVWMSRPGALDAPQGDPPVVVAEGPAAPVQPESPAPEPAAAPDATPAPGEASSPSAPPRPSLAELARFEPPPFFALTVRGETPAPAAEAFREAMTHYMARDYPRAEAALAAVVERDPSSAAGQFYLGISALRNGRREIAIRALRATLALGESAHFEDANFFLAKAHLGEGQVAAARVALDRTIGLAGDREAEARRLLKQLGDR, from the coding sequence ATGACCTGCGACGCCATTCACGACGGAGAGCTCATCGAGGCGTACCTCCTCGGCCACCTCACGGAAGAGGAGCAGGCCCAGTTCGAAGAGCACTACTTCGGGTGCGATCGGTGTTTTGCGGCCCTCGAGACCGTTCGAGCGCTGCGCACCGAGCTGGGGCAACCGAGCTCGACTGTTTCGTCGCTGCCGCAGCCGTCTGACGTCCCGGGCTGGCGACGACTGGCTTGGGCGGCCGCGCTCGGAGGCCTTGTCGCCGCGGGCGCGCTGGCGGTCTGGATGTCGCGTCCCGGCGCGCTCGATGCCCCTCAGGGTGATCCGCCGGTCGTCGTGGCGGAGGGGCCAGCCGCTCCCGTGCAGCCGGAGAGCCCCGCCCCGGAGCCCGCCGCGGCGCCGGACGCCACGCCGGCACCGGGCGAGGCGTCCTCGCCGTCAGCTCCGCCGCGTCCTTCGCTGGCGGAGCTGGCGCGCTTCGAGCCGCCGCCCTTCTTCGCGCTGACCGTGCGCGGCGAGACGCCGGCCCCGGCCGCCGAGGCGTTCCGTGAGGCGATGACGCACTACATGGCCCGCGACTACCCCCGAGCCGAGGCCGCACTGGCGGCGGTGGTCGAGCGCGATCCCTCGTCGGCTGCAGGGCAGTTCTATCTGGGCATTTCGGCGTTGCGGAACGGTCGTCGCGAGATCGCCATCCGCGCGCTGCGGGCCACGCTGGCGCTGGGCGAGTCCGCGCACTTCGAAGACGCGAACTTCTTCCTCGCCAAGGCTCATCTCGGCGAGGGGCAGGTGGCGGCGGCGCGCGTGGCCCTCGACCGGACCATCGGGCTCGCCGGCGATCGCGAAGCAGAAGCGCGCCGGCTGCTCAAGCAGCTCGGCGATCGCTGA
- a CDS encoding alkaline phosphatase has translation MTFLFTTALVTATPAGADTLVRIMPPDRATFAVGQRVDIRVEATSAAGPGSAPPRGLRVFLEDEEITGRNVLDPGVGGERGAGGTGATAASLPARDRAGAAPAHSSNFLLRDHVFARSGNYRLHARTADGASASVQVEVFDWQGAPNGRPRARNVIFLLGDGMGIAHRTAARIVSRGISGGRANGRLAMDQMEVTGQVMTSALNAVITDSAPGMAAYVTGNKSNNNQQGVFPDNTPDDAFDNPRVEYFAAMLRRLRGPGFGVGIVTTADVTDATPAANAIHTSNRYAYAGIAARFFDERDHHGVRVLMGGGSRHFRPEAEVRGGRRDGRHLVDEYTAAGFTHVTAAAQVRGLLAAPDPPPAILGLFHPTHLAVAFDKVGAGRYSEELATDANASLRDQPMLDDMTRLALRSLEASSPEGFYLMVEAASIDKAAHAVDAERTIWDTIELDNAVKVALEFAARTNGDDDPTNDTLVIVTADHECGGLALIGVGNERYAPQTMGRAVRDYAANLRYAPEQVLDLETNYEVDEQGYPIHPDPSRKLLLGWAAAPDRYENWISNRRALQPAVLERRPGREGGPERPLAVANPARDGAAPTSDNRTVEGVAVAGFLVPGTMENGEYFCTPAEGCPGDTTATPHTFSGHTATDVVLSASGPGALQFTGTYDNTEVKVKMLRAIAGTYGERVGGAGGR, from the coding sequence ATGACCTTTCTGTTCACCACGGCCCTCGTCACCGCGACGCCGGCTGGCGCGGACACGCTCGTCCGGATCATGCCGCCCGACCGCGCGACGTTCGCCGTCGGCCAACGCGTCGATATCCGTGTCGAGGCAACGAGCGCCGCAGGTCCGGGGAGCGCGCCGCCCCGGGGTCTGCGCGTGTTCCTCGAGGACGAGGAGATCACGGGCCGCAACGTGCTGGATCCGGGCGTGGGTGGCGAACGCGGCGCCGGGGGAACCGGCGCCACCGCGGCGTCGCTTCCGGCACGCGACCGGGCTGGCGCGGCGCCGGCCCACAGCTCCAACTTCCTCCTGCGCGATCACGTGTTCGCTCGCTCCGGAAACTACCGGCTCCACGCGCGGACGGCCGACGGCGCGAGCGCCAGCGTGCAGGTGGAGGTGTTCGACTGGCAAGGAGCGCCCAACGGTCGCCCTCGGGCGAGGAACGTCATCTTCCTGCTCGGAGACGGGATGGGCATCGCCCATCGCACCGCCGCGCGGATCGTTTCGCGGGGAATCTCGGGCGGGCGCGCGAACGGCCGGCTCGCGATGGACCAGATGGAGGTCACCGGCCAGGTGATGACCTCCGCCCTGAACGCCGTCATCACCGACTCGGCGCCGGGCATGGCGGCCTACGTCACCGGCAACAAGTCCAACAACAACCAGCAGGGCGTCTTCCCCGACAACACGCCCGACGACGCCTTCGACAACCCGCGCGTCGAGTACTTCGCCGCCATGCTGCGCCGGCTGCGCGGACCCGGGTTCGGCGTCGGCATCGTGACGACAGCCGACGTCACCGACGCGACGCCGGCCGCCAACGCGATCCATACCTCCAACCGGTACGCGTACGCCGGCATCGCCGCGCGCTTCTTCGACGAGCGCGACCATCACGGCGTGCGCGTGCTCATGGGCGGCGGCTCCCGCCACTTCCGTCCGGAGGCGGAAGTGCGCGGCGGCCGGCGGGATGGCCGGCACCTCGTCGACGAGTACACAGCCGCCGGTTTCACCCACGTGACCGCGGCGGCGCAGGTGCGAGGGCTGCTTGCCGCGCCGGACCCGCCGCCCGCCATCCTCGGACTGTTCCATCCGACCCACCTCGCGGTGGCCTTCGACAAAGTCGGTGCCGGGCGCTACAGCGAAGAGCTCGCCACCGATGCCAACGCGAGCCTGCGCGATCAGCCGATGCTCGACGACATGACGCGCCTCGCGTTGCGGTCGCTCGAGGCCTCGTCGCCGGAGGGCTTCTACCTGATGGTCGAGGCCGCGTCAATCGACAAGGCGGCCCACGCCGTCGACGCCGAGCGCACCATCTGGGACACGATCGAGCTCGACAACGCCGTCAAGGTGGCCCTCGAGTTCGCCGCCCGGACCAATGGCGACGACGACCCGACCAACGACACGCTGGTCATCGTGACGGCCGATCACGAGTGCGGCGGGCTCGCCCTCATCGGCGTCGGCAACGAGCGCTACGCGCCCCAAACCATGGGGCGGGCCGTGCGCGATTACGCGGCGAACCTGCGGTACGCCCCCGAGCAGGTGCTGGATCTCGAGACGAACTACGAGGTCGACGAGCAGGGCTATCCCATCCATCCCGACCCGTCGCGCAAGCTGCTGCTCGGGTGGGCAGCCGCGCCCGACCGCTACGAGAACTGGATCTCGAATCGTCGGGCCCTGCAACCAGCCGTGCTCGAACGCCGTCCAGGGCGCGAGGGCGGCCCCGAGCGGCCGCTCGCCGTCGCCAATCCGGCACGCGACGGCGCCGCGCCGACGAGCGACAACCGGACGGTGGAGGGTGTCGCCGTTGCCGGCTTCCTGGTGCCGGGCACGATGGAGAACGGCGAGTACTTCTGTACGCCGGCCGAGGGCTGTCCGGGCGACACGACCGCGACGCCGCACACGTTCTCCGGCCACACGGCCACCGACGTCGTCTTGTCGGCCTCGGGCCCTGGTGCGCTGCAGTTCACGGGCACGTACGACAACACCGAGGTGAAGGTGAAGATGCTGCGTGCGATCGCCGGCACGTACGGCGAGCGGGTCGGAGGGGCGGGCGGGCGCTGA
- a CDS encoding PP2C family protein-serine/threonine phosphatase translates to MTRRLSLVVVIAALLLAGRVVDIARSLTGWLGPTNHGIAADIEEGRFVVRAVAQTDLAGVPLPAAAADLRVGDVMQEIVNARGGRFVVRSLGDLGDAMASLTVGEPWTLVVSRPSEDGTPTPVAVHVEGFVPPWRTRLVSLAFNGLVPVLAIFTALLISLLRPDDDAAFTGSLLFLGFSAAFSGDLLVQPRGLREVVGLLSGALTTSAVYFFMRFFLLFPSAAGLDLRLPWLKHAFAVPTVLLVLTIEVYTALSLVSFEWVTAFERVVARSWIETAYGISFLLMFGIGLVSLLTHVVGAETRGARRRLGILLFGALVGLGPFVAAATYSMVAGEPQLSLGVSLAVVLALPMFPLAFIYAVVRHRVLGVGMIVRRGVQYALVSRGVLVAEAALVFAVLFFAVGPTLSRWLPRAQTGTIAALSAVATVGVTLALRGVNRRLRPLLDRQFHRSHYSPEEVLSQVSTLVKRLAAQPAQMVEAVAHVIGSALRPRHVAVYVDLARAGRRFDAARPADAGRTTPHALVTWLAVDERSGELWPVTHRPPQALPQDDSLARAILERTRRGDEILNVGLDLPDMPFGLLGRTRPGDGAGQDARSGHAGAYQVLKWLGTAVLIPLMTPDGLLGWVSLGDKLSEEAYSREDRALLRAVGGQLGMALEYAQLIGLVAEQEALRRELEIARQVQAELFPQVRPVLPGLDYVGSCRTAREVGGDYYDYLDLGPQRLGLAVGDITGKGISAALLMASLQAMLRSRAPLQSTDLGQLASEVNRLMVLSTAPSKFATLFYAVYDVGAQTLTYVNAGHNPAFLFPAAGGPPVPLMPTGMALGLSLKATYAEASRRVEAGDLLVLYTDGVTEAMNGSGDDFGEERLVAVIERHRDRRAVEVHDAVLDELDGFVGHAARHDDITLVVARAESD, encoded by the coding sequence ATGACGAGGCGGCTGTCGCTCGTCGTGGTCATCGCCGCGCTGCTGCTCGCGGGGCGCGTCGTCGACATCGCGCGCTCCCTCACCGGGTGGCTGGGCCCCACGAACCACGGCATCGCCGCGGACATCGAGGAGGGGCGCTTCGTCGTGCGGGCGGTCGCGCAGACCGATCTCGCCGGCGTTCCGTTGCCGGCAGCGGCGGCCGACCTGCGGGTCGGCGACGTGATGCAGGAGATCGTCAACGCACGCGGCGGCCGCTTCGTCGTGCGCAGCCTGGGCGACCTCGGCGACGCGATGGCCAGCCTCACCGTCGGCGAGCCGTGGACGCTGGTGGTGTCGCGGCCGTCTGAAGACGGCACGCCGACGCCCGTCGCGGTCCACGTCGAGGGGTTCGTGCCGCCGTGGCGGACCCGGCTGGTCTCGCTCGCCTTCAACGGACTCGTGCCCGTGCTCGCCATCTTCACGGCGCTGCTCATCTCGCTGCTGCGGCCCGACGACGATGCGGCGTTTACCGGGAGCCTGTTGTTCCTCGGGTTCTCGGCAGCCTTCTCGGGCGACCTGCTCGTGCAGCCGCGGGGCCTGCGCGAGGTCGTCGGCCTGCTGAGCGGCGCCCTCACCACGAGCGCCGTGTACTTCTTCATGCGGTTCTTCCTGCTCTTCCCGAGCGCTGCCGGCCTGGACCTGCGCCTGCCCTGGCTGAAGCACGCCTTCGCCGTCCCGACCGTCCTCCTGGTGCTGACAATCGAGGTGTACACGGCCCTGAGTCTCGTGTCGTTCGAGTGGGTCACGGCCTTCGAGCGCGTGGTCGCGAGGTCGTGGATCGAGACGGCCTACGGCATCAGCTTCCTGCTGATGTTCGGCATCGGCCTGGTCTCGTTGCTCACGCACGTCGTTGGGGCCGAAACGCGCGGGGCGCGCCGGCGGCTGGGCATCCTGCTCTTCGGCGCGCTCGTCGGCCTCGGACCGTTCGTCGCCGCGGCGACCTACTCGATGGTGGCGGGTGAGCCTCAGCTGTCGCTGGGCGTGAGCCTGGCGGTCGTGCTCGCGCTGCCGATGTTCCCTCTGGCCTTCATCTACGCCGTCGTGCGCCACCGCGTGCTCGGCGTCGGGATGATCGTCCGGCGAGGCGTGCAGTACGCCCTCGTGTCGCGCGGGGTCCTGGTCGCCGAGGCCGCGCTCGTGTTCGCGGTGCTGTTCTTCGCCGTCGGGCCCACGCTGTCGCGGTGGCTGCCGAGGGCGCAGACGGGCACCATCGCGGCCTTGTCGGCGGTCGCCACGGTCGGCGTGACGCTGGCGCTCCGCGGGGTGAACCGGCGCCTGCGGCCGCTCCTCGACCGCCAGTTCCATCGAAGCCACTACTCGCCCGAGGAGGTGCTCTCCCAGGTGAGCACGCTCGTGAAGCGGCTCGCCGCCCAGCCGGCACAGATGGTCGAGGCCGTCGCGCACGTCATCGGCTCGGCGCTCCGTCCACGTCACGTCGCCGTTTACGTGGACCTCGCCCGGGCCGGGCGACGGTTCGACGCCGCGCGGCCCGCGGACGCCGGTCGAACCACGCCGCACGCGCTCGTGACGTGGCTCGCGGTCGACGAACGCAGCGGCGAGCTCTGGCCGGTCACCCACCGACCGCCCCAGGCCCTGCCGCAAGACGACTCGCTGGCCCGCGCGATCCTCGAGCGCACGCGCCGCGGAGACGAGATCCTCAACGTCGGCCTCGACCTCCCCGACATGCCGTTTGGGTTGCTGGGGCGGACGAGGCCCGGCGACGGCGCGGGCCAGGACGCCCGAAGCGGTCATGCCGGCGCCTACCAGGTGCTCAAGTGGCTCGGGACCGCGGTCCTCATCCCGCTCATGACCCCCGACGGTCTGCTCGGCTGGGTCTCGCTCGGCGACAAGCTCTCGGAGGAGGCGTACTCGCGCGAGGACCGGGCGCTCCTGCGTGCCGTGGGTGGTCAGCTCGGCATGGCGCTCGAGTACGCGCAGCTCATCGGCCTGGTGGCCGAACAGGAGGCGCTCAGGCGCGAGCTCGAGATCGCGCGTCAGGTGCAGGCCGAGCTCTTCCCGCAGGTGCGCCCGGTGCTGCCCGGACTCGACTACGTCGGCAGCTGTCGGACCGCGCGCGAAGTCGGCGGCGACTACTACGACTACCTCGACCTCGGGCCGCAACGCCTGGGGCTCGCGGTCGGCGACATCACCGGCAAGGGCATCTCGGCGGCCCTGCTGATGGCGAGCCTGCAGGCCATGCTGCGCAGTCGCGCCCCCCTGCAGTCGACCGACCTCGGCCAGCTGGCCTCGGAGGTCAACCGGCTCATGGTCCTCTCGACCGCGCCGAGCAAGTTCGCCACGTTGTTCTACGCGGTGTACGACGTCGGCGCACAGACGCTGACCTACGTCAACGCGGGACACAATCCCGCCTTCCTGTTCCCCGCGGCCGGTGGCCCCCCGGTGCCGCTGATGCCGACCGGCATGGCGCTCGGCCTGTCGCTCAAGGCGACCTACGCCGAGGCGTCGCGCCGGGTCGAGGCGGGCGACCTCCTCGTGCTCTACACCGATGGCGTCACCGAAGCGATGAACGGCTCCGGTGACGACTTCGGCGAAGAACGTCTCGTGGCCGTCATCGAGAGACACCGGGACCGACGCGCGGTCGAGGTCCACGACGCGGTGCTCGACGAACTCGACGGGTTCGTCGGCCACGCCGCCCGGCACGACGACATCACGCTGGTCGTGGCACGCGCGGAGTCCGACTGA
- a CDS encoding sodium:solute symporter — protein sequence MALAWSLFLVYVVVTLYLAWLGHRKTDSLETYAVGNRDMNPWVAGLALAATMTSTATFIVNPGIVYAYGLSAVLGYGVSAGLGLTLGIVILSKGFRRHGVATQVLTVPHWIGTRYRSRGLTLFYAFVNLLLIAMVVLVCYSMAGLMLVVLDLERLVPGWGFEVGLAATIVFVFAYIFFGGTYAHAYTNSAQGFMMLVVAVLMVGAGVHLFDGTFLARLSAIDSRLVGAVHPDSLLFRSWFEVFVVNFIVGFALAVQPHFIIKSLYVKSERDVNTYLAVAVGCGVLFNLVLLCGLFARVEAGEFITAYTTANRMGIDGVIPAWILHTFPQAIGVAISMALLAAGMSTLDGMLVAISAIFANDVYLVLRRPAALTPAERMQAAFRVSRYSLVGFGVLAFVLSLVQHHSKQLSVALFAQEGIYALFAATFVPVLFGMFGRTLPARVVVTASTTALAVHFAFRYLGLTLLTTADHTNPGLTATYGLLLSLAVVGGWYGLRAVAPRLAPSETGSS from the coding sequence ATGGCGCTCGCCTGGTCGCTCTTTCTCGTCTACGTCGTGGTCACGCTCTACCTCGCGTGGCTGGGCCACCGCAAGACCGACTCGCTCGAGACGTACGCCGTCGGCAACCGTGACATGAACCCGTGGGTGGCCGGCCTCGCGCTCGCCGCCACGATGACGAGTACCGCCACGTTCATCGTCAACCCCGGTATCGTCTACGCCTACGGGCTGTCGGCCGTGCTCGGCTACGGCGTGTCGGCCGGTCTCGGCCTCACCCTGGGGATCGTGATCCTGTCGAAGGGCTTCCGGCGCCACGGCGTGGCGACGCAGGTGCTCACCGTGCCCCACTGGATCGGGACACGCTACCGGAGTCGCGGCCTGACGCTCTTCTACGCGTTCGTGAACCTGCTGCTCATCGCGATGGTCGTGCTCGTCTGCTATTCGATGGCAGGCCTCATGCTCGTCGTGCTCGACCTCGAGCGCCTGGTGCCCGGGTGGGGGTTCGAGGTCGGACTGGCGGCCACGATCGTCTTCGTCTTCGCCTACATCTTCTTCGGCGGCACCTACGCCCACGCGTACACGAACTCCGCCCAGGGGTTCATGATGCTGGTCGTGGCGGTGCTGATGGTGGGCGCGGGCGTACACCTGTTCGACGGCACCTTCCTCGCCCGGCTGTCGGCCATCGATTCCCGCCTCGTCGGCGCGGTCCACCCCGACAGCCTGCTGTTCCGTTCGTGGTTCGAGGTCTTCGTCGTCAACTTCATCGTGGGCTTCGCGCTCGCAGTGCAGCCGCACTTCATCATCAAGTCGCTGTACGTGAAGAGCGAGCGCGACGTGAACACCTATCTGGCGGTGGCGGTCGGCTGCGGGGTCCTCTTCAACCTGGTGCTGCTCTGCGGCCTGTTCGCCCGGGTCGAAGCCGGAGAGTTCATCACGGCCTACACGACGGCCAACCGCATGGGCATCGACGGGGTCATCCCTGCGTGGATCCTCCACACGTTTCCCCAGGCCATCGGTGTCGCCATCTCGATGGCCCTCCTGGCCGCCGGCATGTCGACGCTCGACGGCATGCTCGTCGCGATCTCGGCGATCTTCGCCAACGACGTCTACCTGGTCCTCAGACGCCCTGCCGCGCTGACGCCGGCCGAACGCATGCAGGCGGCCTTCCGCGTGAGCCGCTACAGTCTGGTCGGCTTCGGCGTGCTCGCCTTCGTGCTCTCGCTCGTCCAGCACCACTCGAAGCAGCTCTCCGTCGCCCTCTTCGCCCAGGAGGGCATTTACGCGCTGTTTGCGGCGACGTTCGTGCCGGTGCTCTTCGGCATGTTCGGTCGGACCCTCCCGGCTCGGGTCGTCGTCACGGCCTCGACGACCGCCCTCGCCGTGCACTTCGCCTTTCGGTACCTCGGTCTCACGCTGCTCACCACCGCCGATCACACCAATCCGGGTCTCACCGCGACCTACGGGCTGCTCCTGAGCCTCGCCGTGGTGGGCGGCTGGTATGGCTTGCGCGCCGTGGCGCCTCGTCTCGCGCCGTCGGAGACGGGCAGCTCGTGA
- a CDS encoding DUF2752 domain-containing protein, with protein sequence MTVEWRRLGPGELDHELLWSAVGLAAAGLLAILALTPLTPPLVCPLSALAGVPCPTCGSTRALLALGEGRWLAAFRFNPLTTLAVTLSIPWLAHGAVASLLRLPRLRLRPDAAERHGLRLLAWLAIAGTWVFLIVDGR encoded by the coding sequence ATGACGGTCGAATGGCGGCGTCTCGGCCCGGGCGAGCTCGACCACGAGCTCTTGTGGAGCGCCGTGGGGCTGGCCGCCGCCGGCCTGCTGGCCATCTTGGCGCTCACCCCGCTTACTCCGCCCCTCGTCTGTCCGCTGTCGGCGCTGGCCGGCGTGCCCTGCCCCACGTGCGGCTCGACGCGTGCGCTCCTCGCGCTCGGCGAAGGGCGGTGGCTGGCCGCCTTCCGTTTCAATCCGCTGACGACCCTCGCCGTCACTCTCAGCATCCCGTGGCTGGCCCACGGGGCCGTCGCATCGCTGCTGCGACTGCCTCGACTCCGGCTGCGTCCCGACGCGGCCGAGCGCCACGGCCTTCGCCTGCTGGCGTGGCTCGCGATTGCCGGCACCTGGGTCTTCCTGATCGTCGACGGGCGATGA
- a CDS encoding YIP1 family protein, which translates to MTDGPGFEPPTPPPFSPPPPPPSSARTGPAWERDGTLVDRYVNTVRALVTDARGFFQTMRREGGLGQPLVYAFLGNTIGWLMVLVYQMFTPFGGGIGEAVGGFFVMVFVLPVAVVVGLFLWSGILHLVLSLLGGANQPFEATFRVASYTSGTTSLAYVVPWCGGVIGAAAALAFSIIGLSETHETPIGKAAVAVLVPVVVCCGLGILFVAMVFGVAALGIGAALAGAQ; encoded by the coding sequence ATGACTGACGGACCGGGCTTCGAACCGCCGACACCGCCACCGTTCTCGCCGCCTCCTCCCCCGCCCTCGTCGGCCCGCACCGGTCCCGCGTGGGAACGGGACGGCACGCTCGTCGACCGCTACGTGAACACCGTCAGGGCACTCGTCACCGATGCGCGGGGGTTCTTCCAGACGATGCGGCGGGAGGGTGGGCTTGGACAGCCACTCGTCTACGCGTTCCTCGGCAACACCATCGGCTGGCTGATGGTCCTCGTGTACCAGATGTTCACGCCGTTTGGCGGAGGTATCGGAGAGGCCGTCGGCGGGTTCTTCGTCATGGTCTTCGTGCTGCCCGTGGCGGTGGTCGTCGGGCTGTTCCTGTGGAGCGGCATCCTCCACCTCGTCCTCTCGCTGCTTGGCGGGGCCAACCAGCCGTTTGAAGCCACCTTCCGCGTCGCGTCGTACACGAGCGGCACGACCTCCCTCGCCTACGTGGTGCCCTGGTGCGGTGGCGTCATCGGCGCGGCCGCGGCCCTGGCCTTCAGCATCATCGGCCTCAGCGAGACCCATGAGACGCCAATCGGCAAGGCCGCCGTCGCGGTACTCGTGCCGGTCGTCGTCTGCTGCGGCCTCGGCATTCTGTTCGTGGCGATGGTCTTCGGCGTGGCGGCCCTCGGCATCGGCGCGGCGCTGGCCGGGGCGCAGTGA